From a region of the Pseudanabaena sp. ABRG5-3 genome:
- a CDS encoding HPP family protein, with protein sequence MLNFHKARSKWQSYWFKLFGRWQSCPLTCPIDRPHHKHVVWSWLGSCIAIAMTAYLSTVTNSPLIMAPFGATSVLIFGVPESPLAQPRNVIGGNLLAALIALTILHLFGSSPWTMGLAVATAIAAMQITHTVHPPSGAVALVVMMTKPDWQFLVTPTFEGSVILVLCAVIFNNLAEERTYPKHWL encoded by the coding sequence ATGTTGAATTTTCACAAAGCGCGGTCAAAGTGGCAAAGTTATTGGTTCAAACTCTTTGGTAGATGGCAATCCTGTCCCCTAACCTGTCCCATTGATCGACCGCATCATAAACATGTTGTTTGGAGTTGGCTGGGGAGTTGTATTGCGATCGCCATGACTGCCTATCTCTCGACAGTCACGAACTCACCTTTGATCATGGCTCCCTTTGGCGCAACTAGTGTCCTCATTTTTGGTGTTCCTGAAAGTCCTTTAGCACAGCCACGCAATGTTATCGGGGGAAATCTCTTAGCGGCGCTGATTGCCTTAACGATTCTGCACCTGTTTGGATCTTCTCCTTGGACGATGGGCTTAGCAGTAGCGACAGCGATCGCTGCCATGCAAATTACCCATACTGTACATCCACCATCGGGAGCCGTTGCTCTTGTGGTGATGATGACTAAACCCGATTGGCAGTTTTTGGTGACACCAACCTTTGAAGGATCAGTAATTTTGGTGCTATGTGCGGTTATTTTTAATAATCTCGCGGAAGAGCGTACTTATCCCAAGCACTGGTTATAA
- the cdaA gene encoding diadenylate cyclase CdaA yields MQWFANINSIAFIMRAIDILALFGLIYLMLSLSNDRRTLLMVRGIIFLLIASVVSDRLGLRLLNFVLDKLLIGSAVAMAVILQPELRRFLERLGRGDLLSLFQPATSRRTPVEADSVIEEIIEAVIELSQNRTGALMIIETGEPIDDRDFSVPGVKLNALLSKELLHTIFQTSTLLHDGAILIREDRIVAAGVILPISDRAASREIGTRHRAAMGITDRVRNCFCVVVSEETGSIAIAENGILDRPLASSRLREILETKLGNYRPTPLGRTVPKFNWLWSSVNIKNMVSRKSSEKK; encoded by the coding sequence ATGCAGTGGTTTGCCAATATCAACTCAATTGCATTCATCATGAGGGCGATCGATATCCTTGCATTGTTTGGATTGATCTACCTCATGCTCTCCCTCAGCAACGATCGCCGCACTTTGTTGATGGTGCGGGGCATTATCTTTTTACTGATTGCTAGTGTTGTTAGCGATCGCCTTGGTTTGCGATTGCTGAATTTTGTTCTCGATAAATTATTGATTGGCTCAGCCGTAGCGATGGCGGTAATTTTGCAGCCAGAGTTGCGGCGGTTTCTTGAGCGTCTTGGACGTGGGGATTTACTCTCCCTATTTCAACCAGCAACCAGTCGGCGCACACCTGTGGAAGCCGATTCGGTGATTGAGGAAATTATCGAGGCAGTGATCGAACTATCTCAAAATCGGACGGGTGCGCTGATGATTATTGAGACGGGTGAACCGATTGATGATCGCGATTTTTCTGTACCTGGTGTTAAACTCAATGCCTTGTTATCAAAAGAGCTATTACATACCATTTTTCAAACATCAACACTTTTACATGATGGGGCAATTCTGATTCGCGAAGATCGGATTGTGGCGGCAGGCGTGATTTTGCCTATTTCGGATCGGGCTGCTTCACGGGAAATTGGCACAAGACACCGAGCCGCTATGGGTATTACCGATCGCGTCAGAAATTGTTTTTGTGTTGTAGTTTCTGAAGAAACAGGTTCGATTGCGATCGCAGAAAATGGCATATTAGATCGTCCTCTCGCTAGTAGTAGGCTCCGAGAAATATTAGAAACTAAACTAGGTAATTATCGTCCAACTCCTTTAGGAAGAACAGTGCCCAAGTTTAATTGGCTCTGGTCAAGCGTGAATATCAAAAATATGGTAAGTCGAAAATCGTCAGAAAAGAAATGA
- the uppS gene encoding polyprenyl diphosphate synthase, which yields MTAKLLQTLPPDLDRQRLPKHVAVIMDGNGRWAKQKGMPRIAGHRQGVDALKDLLRCCKDWGIEALTVYAFSTENWSRPAQEVDFLMVLFERMLRRELDEMCSEGVRISFVGDLDSLSHSLRAEIERSQIATANNQEIHFTVAINYGSRREIVRVCRQIAEATQSGEIKPEDIDENLFEQHLYTAGTHNPDLLIRTSGEMRLSNFLLWQMAYTEMYFTHTLWPDFDRREFHRALIDYQERDRRFGKI from the coding sequence ATGACTGCTAAGCTATTGCAAACTTTGCCACCAGATCTAGATCGTCAGCGATTGCCTAAACATGTTGCCGTAATTATGGACGGGAATGGTCGTTGGGCAAAGCAAAAAGGAATGCCCAGAATTGCAGGGCATAGACAGGGGGTTGATGCGCTCAAGGACTTGCTACGCTGTTGCAAAGACTGGGGAATTGAAGCGCTGACAGTCTACGCTTTTTCTACGGAAAACTGGAGTAGACCTGCACAGGAAGTCGATTTCTTGATGGTTTTGTTTGAGCGGATGTTGCGCCGTGAATTAGACGAAATGTGCAGTGAAGGGGTGCGGATTTCCTTTGTTGGCGATCTGGATTCTCTTTCCCATTCATTGCGTGCGGAAATCGAGCGATCGCAAATTGCTACGGCAAATAATCAAGAGATTCATTTTACGGTGGCGATTAATTACGGTAGCCGCCGTGAGATCGTGAGAGTCTGTCGCCAAATTGCCGAAGCCACCCAATCAGGGGAAATCAAACCTGAAGATATTGATGAAAATCTGTTTGAGCAGCATCTCTATACTGCGGGAACCCATAATCCTGATCTGCTCATTCGCACTAGTGGCGAGATGCGATTAAGCAATTTCTTGCTCTGGCAAATGGCATATACCGAGATGTATTTCACCCATACCCTCTGGCCAGACTTTGATCGCCGTGAATTTCATCGAGCGCTAATCGATTATCAAGAACGCGATCGCCGTTTTGGCAAAATATAA